A single region of the Neomonachus schauinslandi chromosome 3, ASM220157v2, whole genome shotgun sequence genome encodes:
- the COPS8 gene encoding COP9 signalosome complex subunit 8 produces the protein MPVAVMAESAFSFKKLLDQCENQELEAPGGIATPPVYGQLLALYLLHNDMNNARYLWKRIPPAIKSANSELGGIWSVGQRIWQRDFPGIYTTINAHQWSETVQPIMEALRDATRRRAFALVSQAYTSIIADDFAAFVGLPVEEAVKGILEQGWQADSTTRMVMPKKPVAGALDVSFNRFIPLSEPAPVPPIPNEQQLARLTDYVAFLEN, from the exons ATGCCAGTGGCGGTGATGGCGGAAAGTGCCTTTAGTTTCAAAAAGTTGCTGGATCAGTGCGAGAACCAGGAGCTCGAG GCTCCTGGAGGAATTGCTACTCCCCCAGTGTATGGTCAGCTGTTAGCTTTATATCTGCTTCACAATGACAT GAATAATGCAAGATATCTTTGGAAACGGATACCACCTGCTATAAAATCT GCAAATTCTGAACTTGGGGGAATTTGGTCAGTAGGACAAAGAATCTGGCAGAGAGATTTCCCTGGGATCTATACGACCATCAACGCACACCAGTGGTCTGAGACGGTCCAGCCAATCATGGAAGCACTTAGAG ATGCAACGAGGAGAAGGGCCTTTGCCCTGGTCTCTCAAGCCTACACCTCCATCATTGCAGACGACTTCGCCGCCTTTGTCGGGCTCCCCGTGGAAGAGGCCGTGAAAG gTATATTAGAACAAGGATGGCAAGCGGACTCCACCACAAGAATGGTTATGCCCAAAAAGCCAG TTGCAGGGGCCCTGGATGTGTCCTTTAACCGGTTTattcctttatcag AGCCTGCCCCAGTGCCCCCGATCCCCAATGAACAGCAGTTAGCCAGACTGACCGATTATGTGGCTTTCCTCGAAAACTGA